From a region of the Helianthus annuus cultivar XRQ/B chromosome 5, HanXRQr2.0-SUNRISE, whole genome shotgun sequence genome:
- the LOC110943889 gene encoding uncharacterized protein LOC110943889: MDQMTSKWTDLNEKISKFNACFIQKNRNPQSGASEATIMRQATEEYCRLYKKRTFPHVGAWEVARHHPKWVPFELVDMRGPTAPKKRGGSKRSKTSDSGNYTTSASDNLPEMNLNDAPLDEPDQPVDDPVEEDTPTRPRRRRCGELSSKGKEAVAESIFRIEEEKMTQFKKAEQRKETIMSLKVEREQAYNEHLKTIERQNDLKILCENHAHLDEPFKSIVIQQKREICAKWRWEMPPV; this comes from the exons ATGGACCAAATGACGTCGAAGTGGACGGATTTGAACGAGAAAATTAGCAAGTTCAacgcttgtttcattcaaaag AACCGAAACCCACAAAGTGGAGCGAGCGAGGCGACAATCATGAGACAAGCCACCGAAGAGTATTGCCGATTGTACAAAAAGAGGACTTTTCCACACGTGGGGGCATGGGAAGTTGCGAGACATCACCCGAAGTGGGTCCCCTTTGAGTTGGTTGACATGCGTGGTCCTACGGCTCCAAAAAAACGAGGAGGTTCGAAAAGATCAAAGACATCCGATTCGGGGAACTACACGACTTccgcgtcggataacttgcccgAAATGAACTTAAACGATGCCCCCCTTGACGAACCCGATCAACCCGTTGACGACCCCGTTGAAGAAGATACACCCACAAGGCCACGACGCAGGAGATGTGGTGAATTGTCAAGCAAAGGTAAGGAGGCGGTGGCGGAGTCGATCTTCAGAATCGAAGAGGAGAAAATGACCCAATTCAAGAAGGCCgaacaaagaaaagaaacaatTATGTCCCTAAAAGTTGAACGCGAGCAGGCGTACAATGAACACTTGAAAACGATTgaaagacaaaatgatttaaaaatcttgtgtgaAAACCACGCTCATCTCGACGAACCGTTCAAGTCAATTGTCATTCAACAAAAGCGCGAGATTTGCGCAAAGTGGCGTTGGGAGATGCCACCcgtttag
- the LOC110941762 gene encoding polygalacturonase 1 beta-like protein 3, which produces MDKTVKLNLFCFLFFLFLFLSTITVSLSKTTTLNTSTKSNPFSPKSSLTRYWKTQISNKDPIPNFLLSKASPLPPLEFSLFTKLASNNSLSSHLSSFCSSANLFCFSDATVPNSGNAKDSNFAVYDGKGFSNYGSGRLGGGDTFKNYSENTNFASSGFTKYSGGSTGHREGFNSYATDANVANSNFTSYAGDATGGNGEFNSYMPRVNVPDLRFTTYSGNGNNHPLTFKSYVDDTNSGNQQFVNYARNGNGVPVGFTSYGDTSNVVGSTFSHYGELANGGNDSFKAYSSNANNPKNEFKSYGGGGGNAGSDTFVSYRDRANSGTDSFVSYGRKANSGRSVFVNYGKSFNPGSDSFREYGKGATGQHTGFSSYSLNTTFKEYSKTGVSFGQYAKPGLKEGLNKVSGSLVNKWSEPVKFFREKMLKKGTVMMMPDIVDKMPRRSFLPRAITSKLPFATDKLSDVKEVFQARDNSILERVLSNTLSECERAPSPGETKRCVGSIEDMVDFAVSVLGHDVVVRTTDNVRGSKKEVMIGEVKGVNGGKLTKSVSCHQSLYPYLMYYCHSVPKVRVYVAEILDVSSKAKINTGVAICHIDTSSWSPGHGAFIALGSGPGKIEVCHWIFENDMTWTTAD; this is translated from the exons ATGGACAAAACAGTCAAACTTAACCTCTTCTGCTTCCTGTTCTTCTTGTTCTTGTTTCTATCTACCATCACT GTTTCCTTATCCAAAACAACCACCTTAAACACATCAACCAAATCAAACCCTTTTTCACCTAAATCTTCACTAACTCGTTATTGGAAAACACAAATCTCCAACAAAGATCCTATCCCTAACTTTCTTCTATCGAAAGCATCTCCATTACCACCCTTAGAGTTCTCTTTATTTACCAAACTAGCCTCCAACAACTCTCTCTCATCTCACTTATCCTCCTTCTGCTCTTCAGCCAACTTATTCTGCTTCTCCGACGCCACCGTACCTAACTCCGGCAACGCTAAGGACTCCAACTTCGCCGTATACGACGGCAAAGGTTTCTCCAACTACGGCTCCGGCCGCCTTGGCGGGGGCGACACCTTCAAAAACTACTCAGAAAACACCAACTTTGCATCCAGTGGGTTTACAAAATATAGCGGCGGATCCACCGGCCACCGTGAAGGGTTCAACTCGTATGCAACCGATGCTAATGTGGCTAACTCAAACTTCACTAGCTACGCCGGTGATGCCACCGGTGGTAACGGTGAGTTTAACTCTTACATGCCACGTGTCAACGTGCCGGACCTCCGGTTCACGACGTACTCCGGTAACGGGAACAACCACCCGTTGACTTTTAAAAGCTATGTTGATGATACAAACTCCGGTAACCAACAGTTTGTTAACTATGCAAGAAATGGGAATGGGGTTCCGGTAGGGTTTACAAGTTATGGTGACACGTCAAATGTGGTGGGGTCTACTTTTTCACATTATGGTGAGTTGGCTAATGGGGGGAATGATAGTTTTAAAGCTTATTCGTCTAATGCTAATAACCCTAAAAATGAGTTTAAgagttatggtggtggtggtgggaatGCCGGGTCGGATACTTTTGTGAGTTATCGCGATAGGGCGAACTCGGGTACCGATTCATTTGTGTCGTACGGTAGGAAAGCGAATTCGGGTAGATCGGTTTTCGTGAATTATGGGAAGTCGTTTAACCCGGGATCTGATTCGTTTAGGGAGTATGGTAAAGGAGCCACGGGTCAACATACCGGTTTTAGTTCATACTCTTTGAACACCACGTTCAAAGAGTATTCTAAAACCGGTGTCTCATTTGGTCAATACGCAAAACCGGGGTTGAAAGAGGGTTTGAACAAGGTTAGTGGTAGTTTGGTAAATAAGTGGAGCGAACCGGTTAAGTTCTTTAGAGAGAAAATGTTAAAGAAAGGGACGGTTATGATGATGCCCGACATTGTGGATAAAATGCCTAGGCGGTCTTTTCTGCCCCGAGCCATCACGTCAAAATTACCGTTTGCCACTGACAAACTGTCTGACGTGAAGGAAGTTTTTCAGGCTCGGGACAACTCTATTCTAGAGCGAGTGTTATCCAACACGCTCTCAGAATGTGAGCGGGCACCGAGCCCGGGTGAGACCAAACGGTGCGTTGGCTCAATTGAGGACATGGTTGACTTTGCAGTTTCGGTTTTGGGCCATGATGTTGTGGTGAGGACTACGGACAATGTTAGAGGGTCAAAGAAGGAGGTGATGATTGGGGAAGTCAAAGGGGTCAACGGTGGGAAACTCACGAAATCTGTGTCGTGTCATCAAAGCTTGTACCCTTACCTAATGTATTACTGCCACTCTGTACCGAAGGTTAGGGTCTACGTGGCGGAGATACTTGACGTGTCAAGTAAGGCAAAGATAAACACTGGTGTTGCCATATGTCATATAGACACGTCATCATGGAGCCCCGGGCATGGAGCTTTCATCGCACTCGGATCGGGTCCGGGTAAGATTGAAGTTTGTCATTGGATATTTGAGAATGACATGACTTGGACAACTGCTGATTGA